From a region of the Zingiber officinale cultivar Zhangliang chromosome 10B, Zo_v1.1, whole genome shotgun sequence genome:
- the LOC122030366 gene encoding probable serine/threonine-protein kinase PBL23, whose translation MEERTTLRKKIFWRKKKALRKGHNLVSLVNKMSFKSDDGRQKLAAEMLRIGSEKIAARVFTFREMAAATKNFDSENLLGEGGFGRVYKGQLKGSNEIVAVKQLDRNGFQGNREFLVEVFMLSLLHHPNLVKLLGYCADGEQRILVYECMPLGSLEDHLLDLAPDTKPLDWLTRMKIAAGAAKGLQYLHEIANPPVIYRDFKASNILLDDDYNPKLSDFGLAKLGPTGDKTHVSTRVMGTYGYCAPEYALTGQLTTMSDVYSFGVVFLELITGRRAIDTTKPTREQNLVHWAEPLFKDKRKFVAVADPRLEGKYPIKGLYQALAVAAMCLQEEASIRPLISDVVIALEYLANPRTNGPEEPTTPEAEPIASSVIVEDTRHLEEKESELDDHIHQESYSFSSREDELNDVE comes from the exons ATGGAGGAGAGGACTACGTTGAGGAAAAAGATAttttggaggaagaagaaggcgctGAGAAAAGGGCACAATCTGGTTTCTCTTGTTAACAAGATGTCATTCAAATCAG ATGACGGGAGGCAAAAACTTGCAGCTGAGATGCTACGCATAGGCAGTGAGAAGATCGCCGCCCGTGTCTTCACATTTCGCGAAATGGCAGCTGCCACGAAGAACTTCGACTCGGAAAACCTACTGGGTGAAGGTGGATTTGGGAGGGTGTACAAAGGGCAACTCAAAGGCAGCAACGAA ATTGTAGCAGTGAAGCAACTTGACAGAAATGGATTCCAAGGCAACAGGGAATTCCTGGTTGAGGTCTTCATGCTGAGCTTGTTACACCATCCAAACCTTGTTAAGTTGCTTGGCTACTGTGCTGATGGAGAACAAAGGATCTTAGTGTATGAGTGCATGCCGTTAGGTTCATTGGAGGATCATCTACTAG ATTTGGCACCAGATACTAAGCCATTGGACTGGCTAACAAGGATGAAAATTGCAGCTGGTGCAGCCAAAGGACTGCAATACTTGCACGAGATTGCAAACCCACCAGTGATTTACAGAGATTTTAAGGCATCAAACATCCTTCTCGACGACGACTACAACCCAAAGTTGTCGGACTTCGGCCTTGCTAAGCTCGGTCCGACTGGAGACAAGACTCATGTATCCACCAGAGTGATGGGGACCTATGGGTATTGTGCTCCGGAGTATGCATTGACAGGCCAGTTAACAACGATGTCGGATGTTTACAGTTTCGGAGTTGTATTCTTGGAGCTGATTACTGGAAGGAGAGCTATCGACACGACCAAACCGACGCGTGAGCAGAACTTGGTCCATTGG GCAGAGCCATTGTTCAAGGACAAGAGGAAATTCGTGGCAGTGGCTGATCCACGGCTGGAGGGGAAGTACCCCATAAAGGGCCTGTATCAAGCTCTTGCTGTGGCTGCAATGTGCCTGCAAGAGGAGGCAAGCATAAGGCCTCTCATCAGTGATGTGGTCATTGCTCTCGAGTACCTGGCTAATCCAAGGACCAATGGCCCTGAAGAACCAACAACACCTGAAGCTGAACCAATTGCCAGCTCTGTGATAGTGGAAGATACTAGACATCTTGAAGAGAAAGAGTCAGAATTAGATGATCATATTCACCAAGAAAGCTATTCCTTCTCGAGCAGGGAAGATGAGCTGAATGATGTGGAATAG
- the LOC122028615 gene encoding vascular-related unknown protein 1-like yields MEESINSSMSNSFSCSMDGSEESGWTMYLEDFMASEEKSQVAAGASGCNSSSVATLSTIYDAAPSTFLARQQQPSAKVDVPEDYTKLIPKRRKRLIMDDDSLEDTASSPVNSPKITESYLTTNPTKKDYQSLLHKGIPQVMNDERLKEVEEEFNLTEETNEKYSLLKNRGLCLIPLSMLVDYL; encoded by the exons ATGGAGGAATCAATCAACTCATCTATGAGCAACTCCTTCTCCTGCTCCATGGATGGCTCAGAGGAGAGCGGCTGGACCATGTACTTGGAGGACTTCATGGCATCAGAGGAGAAATCACAAGTTGCAGCAGGAGCTTCTGGGTGCAACTCCTCCAGTGTTGCCACCCTCTCCACCATTTATGATGCTGCTCCATCCACTTTTCTTGCACGGCAGCAACAACCGTCTGCTAAAGTTGATGTGCCAGAGGACTACACAAAACTGATTCCTAAGAGGAGGAAAAGATTAATAATGGATGATGATTCTTTGGAAGACACTGCTAGCTCACCTGTTAATAGCCCCAAG ATTACTGAGAGTTACTTGACTACTAATCCAACCAAGAAGGATTATCAGAGCCTTCTTCACAAAGGCATACCTCAG GTCATGAATGACGAAAGGCTGAAAGAAGTTGAAGAAGAGTTCAATTTGACTGAGGAGACAAATGAAAAATATTCATTGCTGAAGAATAGAGGGCTTTGTTTAATTCCTTTGTCCATGTTAGTAGACTACCTGTAG
- the LOC122030367 gene encoding CRIB domain-containing protein RIC10-like: MATRVKGLFRGFKHISKIFVVKEDEMEIGHPTDVKHVAHIGWDRDSVHSPSWMKRFDSPSDFSSPSNVGQSRRSSLASRGLDRPRSIQTSFRSTCSSETDDNSTTPKKMKRRRHRAASSSSSLTHAHSKRSSRLRAPYVASLGDDHEAQDQLRGV, encoded by the exons ATGGCAACCAGGGTGAAAGGGCTATTCAGAGGGTTCAAGCATATATCAAAGATCTTTG TTGTTAAGGAAGATGAAATGGAGATCGGGCATCCAACAGATGTCAAACATGTCGCACATATAGGCTGGGATAGAGACTCTGTCCATTCTCCAAGTTGG ATGAAAAGGTTCGATTCCCCATCGGATTTCTCTTCTCCCAGCAATGTTGGGCAATCTAGGAGATCATCTTTGGCTTCTCGAG GATTGGATCGACCGAGAAGCATTCAAACATCGTTTCGATCAACTTGTAGCTCTGAAACCGACGACAATTCTACGACTccaaagaagatgaagaggagaagacaCAGAGCTGCATCCTCCTCTTCTTCATTAACACATGCACATTCGAAAAGGTCTTCAAGACTGAGAGCTCCATACGTAGCTTCATTGGGAGATGATCATGAAGCACAAGACCAGCTTCGTGGAGTTTAA